The window ATGTCAAAGAAATTACCGACTTATTAGAAAAAGAAGGTGTGAAAACCATAGGCCGGATTGATCCAGATAATTTCAATTGGCCTACGACCAGACAAGATGGACTGGATGTTTTGAATTATTTCTGTGAACATTTGTTGGTTCATTTTGGAGATTTTCAAGACGCCATGCATACCGATCAAGACTATCTTTTTCATTCCAGATTGAGCTTTGCGATGAATTGCAAACTGCTTGCTCCGCTAGAGGTGATTCAGACGGTTTTATCTCGCTTTCGCGAAAGCGGGAAACCTAAAATAGACATTTCTCAAGTAGAAGGTTTTGTCAGACAAATTCTGGGCTGGCGTGAGTTTATGCGCGGTATTTACTGGAAGGAAATGCCAGATTATCAAACAAAAAATAAGTTAGAAAACAAAAATAAGCTGCCAGAATTTTACTGGACAGGAGAGACGAAGATGAATTGTCTCAAACATGCTATTAATAACTCTTTGGACAACGCTTATGCGCATCATATCCAACGATTGATGATCACTGGAAATTTTGCATTACTTAACATGACAGAGCCTAGTTATGTAGACGAGTGGTATCTGGGAATTTATATAGATGCTATAGAATGGGTAGAAATTACCAATACTAGAGGTATGTCACAGTGGGCAGATGGCGGCATAGTAGCTACAAAACCATACGTAAGTAGCGGTAGTTATATCAATAAAATGAGTAATTATTGTAAAGGCTGTGCATATAAGGTCACCAAGAAAAAAGCTGAAGAAGATGCCTGTCCTTTTAACTCGTTGTATTGGAATTTTCTTGACGAGAAAAATGAACATTTTGCCTCTAACCAGCGTATGAACATGATGATGGCTTTGCTTAAGAAAATGGATCCAGAATTGTTGAAAAAGCATAAAAATAGAGCGCAAGATGTGATTGATAATCCTGCTAAATACTAGAAAAAATAGTTTAATGTTTTGTAATATTTTGTTTCGGAGATGCTTACAGTTATTTAAGAATTACTTGTGATATACTATTCGTTTTGTAATTAACTTTAGGAAAAACACTCATTATGAAATCTTTACGTATTTTCTTACTTGTTTGTGCATCGTTAAGTTTGGTAAGATTAGATGCTCAAGTAGGTATTCAAAATGATAATCCGCAGGCTACGTTAGATATTTCAGCAGGCGCAACCGTAGATTCTAATGATGGTTTATTAATACCGCGTATAGAAAATTTTCCTTTGATTGATCCAGGTGCCGCACAAAATGGAATGTTAGTTTTCTTAGAAACAGCTTCAACAGGTAACACGGCAGGATTTTATTTTTGGAACAATAGCAGTACCTCTTGGGAGAAATTAGGTGAAGGCGGATTCTGGTCTCAAGGTAGCATAAACGATCGACCATATATTTTTTATCAAGATGCGCAAACTAATAATTCTATACCGCTACGAATATTTGAAGATGGTTATGTAGGTTTAGGTGCCGTAGATGAACCTCGAGAACGACTAGAATTGAGATTTGAAGGTGATAATGATGTCCAGTTGACTAGTAGTTTTCCTGCTAATCCTCCTAATTTAATTTATTACAATCAAGGTGGAACTTTTGAAAGCCCAGAATTTTTACGAAGAGATGAACCTATAGGTTACACTGTAGGGAAAACATGGGATGGAGATGATCAATCTGGAGACATCATAGGAATCCAATTTGATGCTGCAAATGTGCACACTGCAACTAGTTTGCCCACTAAAATGAGATTTGCTGTAACAAATGTTGATGAGGTAATTAATGAAGTTCAAATGACATTAGAGAGCTCGGGAGAGTTGCAACTTACGCAATTAAACAGCACTAATAATGTTGCAAATGATGGCGTGAGACCTGTTCCCGTATTTGTAAATGTTAATGGCGGATTTACTTTAAATGGTGACTCACAAATTCTAGTGGAACCAAGTGTCAAGTATACAAATTCAGACATTACAACCAATTTGAATGTAGATGCACTTGCTCCGGCAAATACTGCTGTAGGTTTCAATCTTCCAGTAATTGGAAATTTACAATGGAATGACGACACTAACTTATATCAAGTAGGAAGCTCAGGACAATTTATTAGAGTTAATGAAGCTGGTAGATATAATATTGTGGGTAATATTTACTTTAGAGGAAATGCACCAGGAGCTAGTCTCAAATGTTACGTTGTCATAGAACCAGCAAATGGAGATCCTGATTATGTCGCTAGCTCTATTTATGCTAATAGTTACATCGGAGGTTCTTTCAATCATAATTTGTCATCAATTTCATTTACAGAAGATATAGAAATTGACGCTGGGGATATTTTATCAATACGTGTTAAAGGTAATGGTAATCAAAATGCTACTATTACTATGGAAACCGCTGGTAGCAGTATGCTACAATTGACTAAAATTAGATAGAATTTTAGCCTTTTAATCAAATTATAAATTAGTCATCATTCTCGTGAACTATTATTTAATCTAATTTGTGTTCATCTGATCTAACTTTTCATTTATCTACTATTTTTATTTTTATCTAGAGTAGAATAATTTTGCGTGGCGCACAAAGCCTTATTTATACGTAAAGTTACAAGTTGAATTCTACCGTTATAATAAATTGACAAAAGGTGTCGTATTAATTTTAAATCCTTACGTTTTTTAGTTAAAAAATTTAAAATTGCTTTTTGTTTAACGTTTTAGGCTGTTTCCTTTTATTACTTTAGTCATGAACCATTAAAATATATATTATGAGAAGTTTGCTTTGGCTAGTAGCCGTAATTTGTATAATAGGTTGGGTGTTAGGTCTTCTAGGCGTTATCCCAGGACTTTCTACAGGAGGATTGTTTCATGCATTGATCGTTATCGCAGTTATCGTGATTTTAATCAATATCATATCAGGTAGAAAACCATTATAATTAAAAATCAACCATTTAAATATAATCAATTATGTTAAAAAAAGTTTTAGTTGTAGCAATAGCTGCCATGTTTACCTTAGGTACAGTAAGTTGTAGAGAAGAATCTACGGGAGAAAAAATAGAAGACGCTGCAGAAAGTGCAGCAGACGATGTTGAAGATGCAGTAGACTAATTAGTTTCATACTTCGAATGTAGAAAACCGCTTCATAATTGAAGCGGTTTTTTTGTGCCCTAACTTTAGGATTGATTATTGGATTTTGAATCGTAACTTTAGTGAATGAATTGTAGTATAGAAGAGTTGCGTAAAATTCCTGAATTTGCTCAGGTGCCACAGGATCAACTAGATTGGTTGCGACTAGAAAGTAATCTATTAGGATACAGCAAAGGAGATTTTTTATTTAAAAAGGGAGAGCCTATTAACAATATGTACCTTATGATTGAGGGACGTGTTGAGATTAAAGTAGAGCAAAATGGGCAGTACCGTCATATAGCCTTTATGGAACCAGATACAATAGGTGGTACGCTACCTTATTCTAGGGCGACCATTGCACAAGGATATGGAGAAGTGATTGAAAACTGTAAGGTTCTCGCTTTCGCGAAAGCGAAATTCAAAGAGTTAACCCAACACTATGAGCTGACCGAGTCGCTGGTGCATCACATGACCAGTCGTGTAAGAGAATTTACTAAAGTCAATGTACAGCAAGAAAAGATGATGGCTTTAGGTAAATTAAGTGCTGGCCTTGCTCATGAATTGAATAATCCTAGTAGTGCGATGCGCCGCAGTGCCATTGAGCTAAAGAAAAATTTATCCCTTTATCCTGAAAAGTTTAAAACTGTGATGACCATGAGGCTTACAGAAGAGCAGGTAGATCCAGTTAACGAAACGATTTTTTCACGTCTAGAAAGCAGACCAGAAAATAAGTTATCTCTTATGGAACGCACCGAGCAAGAAGATGATCTGGCAGATTGGTTAGAAGAAAAAGGAGTAGAAGATGGTTATGAGCTTGCAGAAACCTTAGTAGATTATTGCATGGGAATTGAAACTATGGAAGAAGTCTATGACATTATAGGTGAACGGGATTTTGCTGGAGTAGCAGCCTGGATTTCTAATGTACTCACTACAGAAAAAATGGTGAATGAAATAGAAGAAGCCAGCCAGCGCATAGAAGAATTAGTAACTAGTGTAAAAGGCTATACGCACATGGATCGTGCTCCAGAAAAAACTCCAGCCGATGTTCATAAAGGACTGGACAATACGCTCATCATGTTAAAGCATAAGCTTAAGAAAAACAGTGTAGAAGTAATTAAGGACTATTGTGAAGATTGTCCGCAACCATCACTGTATGTTAGTGAGATCAATCAGGTATGGACTAATTTGATAGACAACGCCATAGACGCCATGGAAAATGGTGGTGAGCTTACTATTAGAACCTATTATGACAAAGATATTTTTATTGAAATAAAAGATACGGGACATGGAATTCCAGAGGAATTGATCGATCAGATTTTTGATCCTTTTTTCACTACGAAAGCTATAGGAAAAGGAACTGGAATGGGACTTGAAGTATCGCAACGTATTATAGACCAACATAATGGTAGGATTCAAGTAAGTTCTTCTAAAGATGGAACAACCTTTGAAATTTGCTTACCGATAGCATAAAAACAATGAAAAAACCAATTTTATTTGCACTCGACGACGACACGCAGGTTTTAAGAGCGGTGACTCGAGATCTCAAATCCAGATATCGTAAAGACTATCGAATTTTAAGTACGGAAAGTCCTAGTGAAGCTTTAGACGCTCTAAATGATTTAAAGAAAAAAGGAGAAGTTATTGCTTTATTTCTTGTAGATCAACGCATGCCAGAGATGTTAGGAGTAGAATTCCTAGAAAAAGCGTTGAAGATTTTTCCAGAAGCAAAGCGAGTTTTATTAACCGCTTATTCTGATACAGATGCTGCTATAAAAGCAATAAATGATGTCAATTTAGATTATTATTTGACCAAACCGTGGAATCCGCCAGAGGAGAAATTGTATCCTGTTCTTGATGGACTGTTAGAGGCATGGCAACAAAATTTCAGACCAGAATTTGACGGTATTAAAGTATTGGGTTATCAATACTCTCCATTGTCACATAAAATAAAAGATTTCCTGACAGGCAATTTGTTTCCGTTTCAATGGCTGGATGCAGAGACTAGTGAGAAAGCGCAAGAAATAATTGACTTACACAAAATTACTGCGGCAGATATGCCTGTAGTTGCTTTCCCTGACGGCAGTTGTATGGAAAATCCTTCTATTACAAAACTAGCTGAAGCTTTGGGTTTGAACATTACTGCAAAAGAAGATGTCTATGATGTAGCCATTATAGGCGCTGGACCTAGTGGTCTAGCTGCCGCGGTTTATGGTGGCAGTGAAGGCTTAAAGACCTTGTTGATTGAGAAACATGCGCCCGGCGGACAAGCAGGTACAAGTTCTAGAATAGAAAATTATCTAGGTTTTCCTAACGGTTTAAGCGGTCAAGAATTGACGCATCGAGCTATTACACAAGCTAAACGTTTTGGGATTGAATTTCTGAGTCCGCGTGAGGTGTTGAATATATCTACTAAGGACGGTTATAAATCATTAGAATTAGATAATGGTGATTGCATAAGAACAAAATCGGTGATCATTACTACAGGAGTTAATTATAGAAAGTTACCTGCCAAAAACGTTGAAGATTACACAGGAGCAGGAATTTACTATGGCAGCAGTATGACTGAAGCAAAAGCCTGTGAAGACCGTCAGGTTTACATTGTAGGTGGCGGAAATAGTGCCGGGCAAAGCGCTGTTTATTTGAGCAATTTTGCAAAAAACGTTTACATCGTCATCCGTAAACCTGATTTAACAAGTAGTATGTCCAGCTACCTTATTGAGCAGATTGATAAAATCGATAATATAGAAGTTGTAGGAGAAGTAAATATCACTGAGATTAAAGGAGAAAACAATCGGTTGAGTCATGTGACTTTGGAAAGTTTAAACGGTAATATTCAAGAAAAAGAAGCACAAGCTTTATTCATTTTCATAGGGAATAAACCCTATACCGATTGGATAGAAATGAATATTATGAAAGATAAACGTGGCTTTATCAAAACAGGAAGAGATGTGGTACTTGATGCAGATTATAAAAACTCGTGGAAAAAAGATCGCGAACCTTTCTTGTTAGAAACATGCGAGCCAGGAATTTTTGCCAGTGGCGATGTGAGAAGTGGCGCCATGAATCGAGTAGCCAGTGCGGTAGGAGAAGGAGCGATGGCAATTAAGTTTGTTCATGAATACTTGGCGGAGATATAAATAAGAACTTGTACCTGAACTTGAATTATAATATTTAATTCGTACATAAATAAATGAAATTGCTTGATAAATTTCGGACTTATTATAAAAGTAAAATTATGAGAATAAAATTTTTATCTATCGTTGCATTCTTACTGAGTTTCTTTT is drawn from Nonlabens dokdonensis DSW-6 and contains these coding sequences:
- a CDS encoding cryptochrome/photolyase family protein — translated: MKTLRLILGDQLNHKHSWFNGNQDDVIYFMAEMRQETDYVTHHIQKVVAFFMAMRGFNEWMQDRGWNTVYYNLDDKRNTQDLVKNLKQLIKEHDIEKFEYLAPDEWRLDQQLKDFCKSLDIEWQGYNTEHFLTKRKDVEKFFEGKKRLTMEYFYRDMRKKYDIMIEGDKEPGGGKWNYDQSNRKKWDEKTEIPHERGFRKDVKEITDLLEKEGVKTIGRIDPDNFNWPTTRQDGLDVLNYFCEHLLVHFGDFQDAMHTDQDYLFHSRLSFAMNCKLLAPLEVIQTVLSRFRESGKPKIDISQVEGFVRQILGWREFMRGIYWKEMPDYQTKNKLENKNKLPEFYWTGETKMNCLKHAINNSLDNAYAHHIQRLMITGNFALLNMTEPSYVDEWYLGIYIDAIEWVEITNTRGMSQWADGGIVATKPYVSSGSYINKMSNYCKGCAYKVTKKKAEEDACPFNSLYWNFLDEKNEHFASNQRMNMMMALLKKMDPELLKKHKNRAQDVIDNPAKY
- a CDS encoding lmo0937 family membrane protein, which gives rise to MRSLLWLVAVICIIGWVLGLLGVIPGLSTGGLFHALIVIAVIVILINIISGRKPL
- a CDS encoding ATP-binding protein, with the translated sequence MNCSIEELRKIPEFAQVPQDQLDWLRLESNLLGYSKGDFLFKKGEPINNMYLMIEGRVEIKVEQNGQYRHIAFMEPDTIGGTLPYSRATIAQGYGEVIENCKVLAFAKAKFKELTQHYELTESLVHHMTSRVREFTKVNVQQEKMMALGKLSAGLAHELNNPSSAMRRSAIELKKNLSLYPEKFKTVMTMRLTEEQVDPVNETIFSRLESRPENKLSLMERTEQEDDLADWLEEKGVEDGYELAETLVDYCMGIETMEEVYDIIGERDFAGVAAWISNVLTTEKMVNEIEEASQRIEELVTSVKGYTHMDRAPEKTPADVHKGLDNTLIMLKHKLKKNSVEVIKDYCEDCPQPSLYVSEINQVWTNLIDNAIDAMENGGELTIRTYYDKDIFIEIKDTGHGIPEELIDQIFDPFFTTKAIGKGTGMGLEVSQRIIDQHNGRIQVSSSKDGTTFEICLPIA
- a CDS encoding FAD-dependent oxidoreductase, whose translation is MKKPILFALDDDTQVLRAVTRDLKSRYRKDYRILSTESPSEALDALNDLKKKGEVIALFLVDQRMPEMLGVEFLEKALKIFPEAKRVLLTAYSDTDAAIKAINDVNLDYYLTKPWNPPEEKLYPVLDGLLEAWQQNFRPEFDGIKVLGYQYSPLSHKIKDFLTGNLFPFQWLDAETSEKAQEIIDLHKITAADMPVVAFPDGSCMENPSITKLAEALGLNITAKEDVYDVAIIGAGPSGLAAAVYGGSEGLKTLLIEKHAPGGQAGTSSRIENYLGFPNGLSGQELTHRAITQAKRFGIEFLSPREVLNISTKDGYKSLELDNGDCIRTKSVIITTGVNYRKLPAKNVEDYTGAGIYYGSSMTEAKACEDRQVYIVGGGNSAGQSAVYLSNFAKNVYIVIRKPDLTSSMSSYLIEQIDKIDNIEVVGEVNITEIKGENNRLSHVTLESLNGNIQEKEAQALFIFIGNKPYTDWIEMNIMKDKRGFIKTGRDVVLDADYKNSWKKDREPFLLETCEPGIFASGDVRSGAMNRVASAVGEGAMAIKFVHEYLAEI